A genomic stretch from Mycobacterium paraterrae includes:
- a CDS encoding TIGR03086 family metal-binding protein gives MHTNQDLRPLHRIAVLASVDVVSTVTVDDLSKTTPCAGWNLADLLTHMTVQHRGFAAAARGGGDRAVWQTGTVGDAVAADPAGTYAAAASDVIEAFAGPDVLDAPFVLPELGGDAAFPGAMAIGFHYIDYVVHGWDVARTVGRPFELPADVLAGAVPLALLVPDGDFRAVDNAPFGPAISTHTPTDDLDRILAHLGRSPQWQPPVLTVDRH, from the coding sequence ATGCATACTAATCAAGACCTTCGACCATTGCATCGAATCGCAGTGCTGGCGTCCGTCGACGTCGTCTCGACCGTCACCGTCGACGATCTGTCCAAAACCACGCCGTGCGCCGGCTGGAACCTCGCCGACCTGCTCACGCACATGACCGTCCAGCACCGCGGGTTTGCCGCAGCCGCTCGGGGCGGCGGCGACCGGGCGGTGTGGCAGACCGGAACGGTTGGCGACGCGGTGGCGGCCGACCCGGCCGGCACCTATGCTGCCGCCGCGTCCGACGTCATCGAGGCCTTCGCGGGTCCCGACGTGCTCGACGCGCCGTTCGTCCTGCCGGAGCTCGGCGGCGACGCGGCCTTCCCTGGTGCGATGGCGATCGGATTCCACTACATCGACTACGTGGTGCACGGCTGGGACGTCGCCCGCACGGTCGGCCGCCCGTTCGAGCTTCCCGCCGACGTGCTGGCCGGGGCGGTGCCGTTGGCGCTCCTCGTACCCGACGGCGACTTCCGGGCCGTCGACAATGCGCCGTTCGGGCCGGCGATTTCGACCCACACGCCGACCGACGACCTCGACCGCATCCTCGCTCATCTCGGCCGCTCACCGCAGTGGCAGCCCCCCGTGCTGACGGTCGACCGCCACTAG
- a CDS encoding alkaline phosphatase family protein, whose product MQRRARRAGRPSRVLSLVGVLAVAAAVMPWHTPVQQAFDTRVDMTATALPTPAHVVIVVEENRSQSNIIGNKAAPFINQLAAGGAMMSQSFAEVHPSEPNYYALFAGNTLVKDNVCPVDAGNEPNLGSQLLGAGYTFIGFAENLPAPGSEECRSGKYARKHVPWASFTNIPAARSLPFSAFPAPGNYASLPTVSMVIPNLDNDMHDGSIAQGDQWLHQNLSQYASWARANNSLLILTWDEDDNSSHNQIPTVIYGAGVRPGTYDQPISHYNVLSTLEQMYGLPKLGYATRAPVISDIWGA is encoded by the coding sequence ATGCAACGCCGAGCAAGGCGTGCCGGCAGGCCGAGTCGAGTACTCAGCCTGGTCGGGGTGCTAGCCGTCGCCGCGGCCGTCATGCCATGGCACACCCCTGTTCAACAGGCGTTCGATACCCGCGTCGACATGACCGCGACGGCCCTCCCCACCCCCGCGCACGTGGTGATCGTCGTCGAAGAAAACCGCTCGCAGAGCAACATCATCGGCAACAAAGCGGCACCGTTCATCAATCAACTGGCCGCGGGTGGGGCGATGATGTCGCAATCCTTCGCCGAAGTGCATCCCAGCGAACCCAACTACTACGCGCTGTTCGCCGGCAACACCTTGGTGAAGGACAACGTCTGTCCGGTCGACGCGGGCAACGAACCGAACCTCGGCTCGCAGTTGCTCGGGGCCGGTTACACCTTCATCGGCTTCGCCGAGAACCTGCCCGCGCCGGGCTCGGAGGAGTGTCGTTCAGGCAAGTACGCGCGTAAACACGTTCCGTGGGCCAGCTTCACCAATATCCCCGCCGCGCGGTCCCTCCCGTTCTCGGCCTTCCCGGCACCAGGGAATTACGCCAGCCTGCCGACCGTCTCGATGGTCATCCCCAACCTCGACAACGACATGCACGACGGGTCGATCGCGCAGGGCGACCAATGGCTGCACCAGAACCTGTCCCAATACGCGTCGTGGGCGCGGGCCAACAACAGCCTGCTGATCCTCACCTGGGACGAGGACGACAACTCGTCCCACAACCAGATCCCGACGGTGATCTATGGAGCAGGAGTCCGGCCGGGCACGTACGACCAGCCGATCAGCCACTACAACGTGTTGTCGACGCTGGAGCAGATGTACGGGCTGCCCAAGCTCGGCTATGCGACGCGAGCCCCGGTGATCTCCGACATCTGGGGTGCCTGA
- a CDS encoding nuclear transport factor 2 family protein gives MSSGDNAQQIANLIYRYAELLDAGDLDGVAGLFAYGRICGVENGPPETVFEGAAGVRKMYEMAIHIYEDGTPKTRHATSNVQLEIDRSAGLAHSSSYYSVTQATPTLPLQVIVTGHYKDTFHRVDGKWWFDSRVMFVDQLGDVSQHLKF, from the coding sequence GTGTCCTCCGGCGACAATGCGCAGCAGATCGCGAACCTGATCTACCGATATGCCGAACTGCTCGATGCGGGCGACTTGGACGGCGTGGCTGGGCTATTCGCGTACGGACGCATCTGCGGAGTCGAAAATGGGCCGCCGGAGACGGTATTCGAGGGTGCCGCCGGAGTGCGAAAGATGTACGAGATGGCCATCCACATCTACGAGGATGGAACGCCCAAGACGCGGCACGCCACCAGCAACGTGCAACTCGAGATCGACCGATCCGCGGGCCTCGCCCACAGCAGCTCGTACTACTCCGTCACCCAGGCGACGCCGACATTGCCGTTGCAGGTCATCGTCACCGGTCACTACAAGGACACCTTCCACCGCGTGGACGGCAAATGGTGGTTCGACAGCCGCGTCATGTTCGTCGACCAACTCGGCGACGTCAGCCAGCACTTGAAGTTCTGA
- a CDS encoding purine-nucleoside phosphorylase produces the protein MLAETAAQFIADRIGIGDHDVAIVLGSGWSPAVSALGEPTAILPMADVPGFTPPSAAGHTGQVISVRIASHRVLVLAGRVHAYEGHDLQHVVHPVRTACAAGARIVVLTNAAGAVREDFAVGQPVLISDHLNLTARSPLVGAHFVDMVDAYAARLRRLAREVDPGLAEGVYAGLPGPHFETPAEIRMLRTLGADLVGMSTVHETIAARAAGAEVLGVSLVTNMAAGITGAPLSHVEVLETGAASAARMGSLLAGVVARL, from the coding sequence GTGCTCGCAGAAACCGCAGCGCAGTTCATCGCCGACCGCATCGGTATCGGTGACCACGACGTAGCGATCGTGCTGGGCTCCGGCTGGTCGCCCGCGGTGTCCGCATTGGGCGAGCCGACGGCGATCCTGCCGATGGCCGATGTGCCCGGGTTCACCCCGCCGTCGGCGGCCGGCCACACCGGCCAGGTCATCTCGGTACGCATCGCCAGTCATCGCGTCCTGGTGCTGGCCGGGCGTGTGCACGCCTACGAGGGCCACGACCTGCAGCACGTGGTGCACCCCGTGCGAACGGCGTGCGCGGCCGGCGCCCGCATCGTGGTGCTGACCAACGCCGCCGGTGCTGTGCGCGAAGACTTCGCCGTCGGCCAGCCGGTGCTGATCAGCGACCACCTCAACCTGACCGCGCGGTCGCCGCTGGTGGGCGCCCACTTCGTCGACATGGTCGACGCGTACGCGGCGCGGCTCAGAAGGCTGGCTCGCGAGGTCGATCCAGGGCTGGCCGAAGGCGTCTACGCCGGGTTGCCCGGTCCCCACTTCGAGACGCCCGCCGAGATTCGGATGCTGCGCACGCTGGGCGCCGACCTGGTCGGGATGTCCACGGTGCACGAGACGATCGCGGCGAGAGCCGCGGGCGCCGAGGTGCTCGGCGTCTCGCTGGTCACCAACATGGCGGCCGGTATCACCGGGGCGCCACTCAGCCATGTCGAGGTGCTCGAGACCGGCGCCGCGTCGGCGGCCCGGATGGGTTCGCTGTTGGCCGGCGTAGTCGCACGGCTGTGA
- a CDS encoding M20 family metallopeptidase — translation MSSTPALDRVDDTVRRRSTDLVALSHAIHAEPELAFDEHRSCAKAQTLVAERGFEVTRAAGGLDTAFRADYGSGPLTVGICAEYDALPEIGHACGHNIIAASAVGAALALADVADELGLRVSLLGTPAEEFGGGKVLMLDAGVFDDLAVSVMVHPGPVDIAAARSLTLSAIRVTYHGKESHASAAPFLGINAADAITVAQVAVGLLRQQLAPGQQLHGIVTRGGQVANVIPAHTELQYTMRATDASSLADLEAKASNCFLAGAVATGCDYDIAQTEPVYDALNPDSWLAETVRAEMSQLGRSPIPKEYEAAVPLGSTDMGNVTQRLPGIHPMVGVDAGGASLHQPDFTAAAITPSADNAVIDGAIMLARTIVRLAETPDQRDRVLAAHARRASS, via the coding sequence ATGTCCTCCACCCCGGCGCTGGATCGCGTCGACGACACGGTCCGGCGCCGAAGCACCGACCTCGTCGCGCTGTCGCACGCGATTCACGCCGAGCCGGAGTTGGCGTTCGACGAGCACCGCAGCTGCGCAAAGGCGCAAACCCTGGTCGCCGAACGAGGTTTCGAGGTCACCCGCGCCGCCGGTGGACTGGATACCGCATTTCGGGCCGACTACGGCAGCGGGCCGCTCACCGTCGGTATCTGCGCCGAGTACGACGCGCTGCCTGAGATCGGCCACGCGTGCGGCCACAACATCATCGCGGCGTCGGCGGTGGGCGCCGCGCTGGCGCTGGCCGACGTGGCCGACGAGCTGGGTCTGCGGGTGTCGCTGCTGGGCACTCCCGCCGAAGAGTTCGGAGGCGGGAAAGTACTGATGCTCGACGCCGGGGTCTTCGACGACCTGGCGGTCTCGGTGATGGTGCACCCGGGTCCGGTGGACATCGCAGCGGCCCGATCCCTGACGCTGTCGGCCATCCGGGTGACCTACCACGGAAAAGAGTCCCACGCGTCGGCCGCGCCGTTCCTGGGCATCAACGCCGCCGACGCGATAACGGTGGCACAGGTAGCGGTCGGGTTGCTGCGCCAGCAATTGGCTCCTGGCCAGCAGCTCCATGGCATCGTCACCCGCGGCGGGCAGGTCGCCAATGTCATTCCAGCGCATACCGAGCTGCAGTACACGATGCGCGCCACCGACGCGTCATCGCTGGCCGATCTCGAAGCCAAGGCGAGCAATTGCTTCCTGGCCGGCGCGGTGGCCACCGGCTGTGACTACGACATCGCGCAGACCGAGCCGGTGTACGACGCGCTCAACCCCGACTCCTGGCTGGCCGAAACCGTGCGGGCGGAGATGAGCCAGCTCGGGCGATCGCCGATCCCGAAGGAATACGAGGCGGCGGTACCGCTGGGCAGTACCGACATGGGCAACGTCACCCAGCGGCTGCCCGGCATCCACCCGATGGTCGGCGTCGACGCCGGCGGCGCGTCGCTTCATCAGCCCGACTTCACCGCGGCGGCGATCACGCCCAGCGCCGACAACGCCGTCATCGACGGCGCGATCATGTTGGCACGCACCATTGTTCGCCTCGCCGAGACCCCGGATCAGCGCGATCGGGTGCTGGCGGCGCACGCCAGGCGGGCGTCTTCATGA
- a CDS encoding PE-PPE domain-containing protein has protein sequence MTVAITAARTRALGALAAAAACATAMTMTPAFQAGVRALIAEVGLVANEGWIMGGTGNPIPDSNYLSSVENLYLPSGYSYQALETPEQFCPIICSASQDNLNFGDSVVRGVDALNGAPKLALDAGNNVSVLGYSQSATVATVWMNELINSHDPNLDHLHVTLLADPNNPVSGILDRFQFPDGVGQFSLDPEPQHVPFLGIPMGLDPTPTSGIDTDIYIGEYDGWNNFPSDPLNLFAVGNALLGIETVHPYYPEPDPSVNLDVNNIIDLGKIGDTNFYAIPAPLPSLAFMYDGGPAGRFFYDAFNPFASLVNNWGYGNPGDPDAGIGVPGADPIGVAGPWQVDAYGQLALSDGAGFFDKMDPLQMLAGVEYAAAHTVIDPLNDLLADAGQSPLPSSFVDALLTPYDLTNQLDVSLLTSWAELTASMPSLAPDVIFDGSPLISGQPLVDLVGYGFDVFNFFGA, from the coding sequence ATGACGGTTGCGATAACGGCTGCGCGGACTCGCGCTCTCGGTGCTCTTGCCGCGGCAGCCGCGTGCGCGACCGCGATGACCATGACACCGGCCTTTCAGGCCGGGGTGCGGGCGTTGATAGCCGAGGTCGGTCTGGTCGCCAACGAGGGCTGGATCATGGGCGGCACCGGGAATCCGATACCGGACTCGAACTACCTGAGCAGCGTCGAGAATTTGTATCTCCCGTCGGGCTACAGCTACCAGGCGCTGGAGACTCCGGAGCAGTTCTGCCCGATCATCTGCTCGGCGAGCCAGGACAATCTGAACTTCGGCGATTCGGTGGTTAGAGGCGTCGATGCTCTTAATGGAGCTCCGAAATTGGCGCTGGACGCGGGCAACAACGTTTCAGTGCTCGGCTACTCGCAGAGCGCGACCGTCGCCACCGTCTGGATGAACGAACTCATCAACAGTCACGATCCCAACTTGGATCATCTGCACGTCACGCTGCTTGCCGACCCGAACAATCCAGTCAGCGGCATCCTGGACCGCTTCCAATTCCCGGACGGCGTCGGTCAATTCAGCCTGGACCCGGAGCCGCAGCACGTTCCCTTCCTCGGTATTCCGATGGGCTTGGACCCGACGCCGACCTCGGGGATCGACACCGACATCTACATCGGCGAGTACGACGGCTGGAACAACTTCCCGTCCGACCCGCTCAACCTGTTCGCGGTGGGCAATGCGTTGCTCGGCATCGAGACCGTCCACCCCTACTACCCAGAACCCGATCCGAGCGTGAATCTCGACGTCAACAACATCATCGACCTCGGCAAGATCGGCGACACGAATTTCTACGCGATTCCCGCGCCGCTGCCGTCGTTGGCGTTCATGTACGACGGCGGGCCGGCGGGACGCTTCTTCTACGACGCCTTCAACCCTTTCGCGAGCCTGGTCAACAATTGGGGCTACGGCAATCCGGGTGACCCGGATGCGGGCATCGGTGTCCCCGGCGCCGATCCGATCGGTGTGGCCGGGCCCTGGCAGGTCGACGCGTACGGTCAGCTGGCGCTGTCCGACGGGGCCGGCTTCTTCGACAAGATGGATCCGCTGCAGATGCTGGCCGGTGTGGAATACGCTGCGGCGCACACGGTTATCGATCCGCTCAACGACCTGCTGGCAGACGCCGGGCAGTCTCCGCTGCCCTCGTCGTTCGTCGACGCGCTGTTGACGCCGTATGACCTGACCAACCAGCTGGACGTTTCGCTGCTGACGTCGTGGGCCGAGCTGACGGCGAGTATGCCGTCGCTGGCCCCGGACGTGATCTTCGACGGCTCGCCGTTGATCTCCGGGCAGCCGCTGGTCGATCTCGTCGGCTACGGGTTCGACGTCTTCAACTTCTTCGGCGCCTAA
- a CDS encoding phospho-sugar mutase, translating to MDPADWIAHDPDPVTATELAHCSEDELAQRFSRPLSFGTAGLRGPVRGGPDAMNLAVVLRATWALARVLDDRGLAGSTVIVGRDARHGSAAFATAAAEVLAAEGFLVTLLAQPLPTPVLAFAVRHVGAAAGIQITASHNPPADNGYKVYLEGGIQIVSPTDREIERIIAAAPFADEINRVPVEPSGSALVEQYITRAAAVRRSNSVPIRVALTALHGVGGAVAVETLRRAGFVDVHTVTSQYDPDPDFPTVVFPNPEEPGTTDELLALAVDVDADVAVALDPDADRCAVGVPTPTGWRMLSGDETGWLLGDYILSHAQTANAVVASTVVSSRMLAAIAAHWGARHVETLTGFKWLARADADLPGSGLVYAYEEAIGHCVDPEAVRDKDGISAAVLVCELVATLKQAQRSPLDALDDLARRFGVHSGAAVSRPVSDAAGVAALLRRLRASPPDRLGEFSCTTADLMPRTDALIFTGGDAGASARVVVRPSGTEPKVKFYIEATSGDRARADALRDRLVDDVRDW from the coding sequence ATCGACCCAGCAGACTGGATAGCGCACGACCCCGACCCGGTGACCGCGACTGAGCTGGCCCACTGCTCCGAAGATGAACTCGCACAGCGCTTTTCCCGGCCGCTGTCGTTCGGCACCGCGGGTCTGCGCGGTCCGGTGCGCGGTGGCCCGGACGCAATGAACCTCGCGGTGGTGCTGCGCGCCACGTGGGCGCTGGCGCGGGTTCTCGACGACCGCGGGCTGGCCGGCTCAACCGTGATCGTAGGACGCGACGCCCGACACGGGTCGGCTGCGTTCGCCACCGCGGCCGCCGAAGTGCTTGCCGCCGAAGGCTTTCTGGTGACGCTGCTGGCACAGCCGCTGCCGACGCCGGTGCTCGCGTTCGCCGTCCGCCATGTCGGTGCGGCGGCCGGTATTCAGATCACCGCCTCGCACAATCCGCCCGCCGACAACGGCTACAAGGTCTATTTGGAGGGTGGTATCCAAATCGTCTCCCCCACCGACCGCGAAATCGAAAGGATCATCGCGGCAGCGCCATTCGCCGATGAGATCAATCGGGTGCCGGTCGAACCGTCCGGCTCAGCGTTGGTCGAGCAGTACATCACGCGGGCCGCCGCAGTGCGGCGCTCGAACTCGGTCCCGATCCGCGTGGCGCTGACGGCCCTGCATGGGGTGGGCGGCGCGGTGGCAGTCGAAACGCTTCGCCGCGCGGGCTTCGTCGACGTGCACACCGTCACCAGCCAGTACGATCCCGACCCAGACTTCCCCACGGTCGTTTTTCCCAACCCCGAGGAGCCGGGGACCACCGACGAGTTGCTGGCGCTGGCCGTCGACGTCGATGCCGACGTCGCCGTCGCGCTCGATCCCGACGCCGACCGGTGTGCCGTCGGAGTGCCCACGCCGACCGGTTGGCGGATGCTGTCGGGAGACGAAACCGGTTGGCTGCTAGGCGATTACATTTTGTCGCACGCCCAGACCGCCAACGCCGTGGTGGCTAGCACGGTGGTGTCGTCGAGGATGCTCGCCGCGATCGCCGCACACTGGGGTGCCCGGCACGTCGAGACCCTGACCGGGTTCAAGTGGTTGGCCCGGGCCGACGCCGACTTGCCCGGCAGCGGGTTGGTGTACGCCTACGAGGAAGCCATCGGACATTGCGTCGACCCGGAGGCGGTTCGTGACAAGGACGGCATCAGCGCCGCGGTGCTGGTCTGCGAATTGGTCGCGACCCTCAAACAAGCGCAGCGCTCGCCGCTCGACGCGCTCGACGACCTGGCCCGGCGCTTCGGGGTGCACAGCGGCGCCGCGGTGTCGCGTCCGGTCTCCGATGCCGCAGGGGTCGCCGCACTGCTGCGCCGGCTCCGCGCGTCGCCACCGGACCGGTTAGGTGAATTCTCCTGCACCACAGCGGACTTGATGCCGAGGACCGATGCGCTGATCTTCACCGGCGGTGACGCCGGCGCGTCCGCCCGGGTGGTGGTCCGGCCGTCGGGCACCGAACCGAAGGTGAAGTTCTATATCGAGGCCACCTCTGGCGACCGCGCTCGCGCCGACGCGTTGCGTGACAGACTCGTCGACGACGTCCGCGACTGGTAG
- the upp gene encoding uracil phosphoribosyltransferase — MDVHVVNHPLAAVRLTTLRDENTGNAEFRTALSELSLMLVYEAARDVPRETVAVRTPLAETTGARLAEPPLLVAVLRAGLGMVDQAQLLLPEASVGFVGVARDEETACPAPYLESLPDDLRGQRVIVLDPMLATGGSMVHAIGLLQRRGADDIDVVCVLAAPEGVAALQKAAPKARLFTAAIDDGLNDSAYIVPGLGDAGDRQFGPR; from the coding sequence GTGGACGTGCATGTGGTGAACCATCCGTTGGCTGCAGTGCGGCTGACCACGCTGCGTGACGAGAACACCGGCAACGCCGAGTTTCGCACCGCGTTGAGTGAGCTGTCGCTAATGCTCGTTTACGAGGCGGCCCGCGACGTACCACGCGAAACCGTCGCGGTGCGTACGCCGTTGGCCGAGACCACCGGAGCGCGACTGGCCGAGCCGCCGCTTCTCGTGGCGGTGCTGCGGGCCGGGCTCGGCATGGTCGACCAGGCCCAGCTGCTACTACCAGAGGCCTCGGTAGGATTCGTCGGAGTAGCCCGCGACGAAGAAACCGCCTGCCCCGCACCGTATTTGGAGTCGTTGCCGGACGATCTACGCGGTCAACGGGTGATCGTTCTCGACCCGATGCTGGCCACCGGTGGTTCGATGGTGCATGCCATCGGCTTGCTGCAGCGGCGTGGGGCGGACGACATCGACGTGGTGTGCGTGTTGGCCGCTCCGGAAGGTGTTGCGGCGCTGCAGAAAGCGGCGCCCAAGGCGCGGCTGTTCACCGCCGCCATCGACGACGGTCTCAACGACAGCGCTTACATCGTTCCGGGCCTCGGTGATGCCGGAGACCGGCAATTCGGGCCGCGCTAA
- a CDS encoding mycofactocin-coupled SDR family oxidoreductase, with translation MGELDNTVAVITGAARGQGRSHAVALAEQGADIIAIDICADIDAIPYPLGSTADLEKTAQLVRDTGRKVVPVVADVRDLAALEAGVRGGIDELGDIDIVVANAGVVAIGDPQIRAEPVFTTIVDTNLTGVWHTLLATVPSIIRKGRGGSVVLVSSSQGLTGRGGDGSAAMFAYAASKHGVVGLMRSAANAYAPHKIRVNSVNPSGVATPMIINDFVINGMTANPNPAVSQMLLPDTPLVEAQDVTEAVLWLVSPRARYVTGISVPVDAGHLVM, from the coding sequence ATGGGTGAACTCGACAACACGGTCGCGGTGATCACCGGCGCGGCGCGCGGGCAGGGTCGCAGCCATGCCGTCGCGCTGGCCGAACAGGGTGCCGACATCATCGCGATCGACATCTGCGCCGACATCGACGCGATCCCTTACCCGTTGGGCAGCACCGCCGATCTCGAGAAGACCGCCCAGTTGGTCCGCGACACCGGCCGCAAGGTCGTACCCGTTGTCGCCGACGTTCGCGACCTCGCCGCGCTGGAGGCCGGCGTCCGGGGCGGCATCGACGAACTCGGGGACATCGACATCGTGGTCGCCAACGCCGGCGTGGTGGCCATCGGCGACCCGCAGATCCGTGCCGAGCCGGTGTTCACCACCATCGTCGACACCAACCTCACCGGGGTGTGGCACACGCTGCTCGCCACGGTGCCGTCGATCATCCGCAAGGGGCGGGGCGGCTCGGTGGTACTGGTCAGTTCGTCACAGGGCCTGACCGGTCGCGGCGGCGACGGCAGCGCCGCGATGTTCGCCTACGCCGCATCCAAGCACGGCGTCGTTGGGCTGATGCGTTCGGCAGCGAATGCCTATGCGCCACATAAGATCCGAGTCAACTCGGTGAATCCGAGCGGTGTCGCGACACCGATGATCATCAACGACTTCGTGATCAACGGGATGACCGCTAATCCCAATCCCGCCGTGTCGCAGATGCTGCTGCCCGACACTCCGCTGGTCGAGGCGCAAGACGTCACCGAGGCGGTGCTGTGGCTGGTCAGCCCGCGGGCCCGTTATGTCACCGGGATTTCCGTGCCGGTCGACGCGGGCCACCTGGTCATGTAG
- a CDS encoding MarR family winged helix-turn-helix transcriptional regulator: MLAELGRQAVAAEMPVLAEHGLSMWGYVVLLALDRSPIRTQAALADAIGADKTRIIPTLDELQAHGFIERTPDPDDRRARLLAITEAGRAVKDAAQADIQRGEEQWLRQIPAYDRDVFLRVLDQLSRRRAD, translated from the coding sequence ATGCTGGCCGAACTCGGACGCCAGGCGGTCGCGGCTGAGATGCCGGTGCTGGCCGAGCACGGCCTGTCGATGTGGGGCTACGTCGTTCTGCTTGCCTTGGACCGCTCCCCGATTCGGACCCAGGCCGCCCTCGCAGACGCGATCGGCGCCGACAAGACACGCATCATTCCGACGCTCGACGAATTACAAGCGCATGGTTTCATCGAGCGGACGCCCGATCCCGACGACCGCCGGGCCCGCTTGCTGGCGATCACCGAAGCCGGCCGCGCCGTCAAGGATGCGGCGCAGGCCGACATCCAGCGCGGCGAGGAGCAGTGGCTGAGACAGATTCCCGCTTACGACCGCGACGTCTTTCTGCGGGTGCTGGATCAGCTCAGCCGGCGTCGTGCCGATTAG
- the satS gene encoding protein export chaperone SatS, which translates to MAADLVPIRLSLTDGDRYTVWAPRWRDSGDEWEAFLGKDEDLYVFESPADLVAFVRTNTDNDLVDHPAWQALTEANAHKLEPREDKHFDLVAVEDLVAEKPTDESVATLANALTIVSSIGSVCELPAVMKFFNGNPTLGSLSGGIDHFTGKAGLKRWHAIADAVGRSWDDVLGAIEKIVSIPDVDSKVSEAAAAELAEPVEEEELEADTPDEDVESETVPVDDETTTDRAAGDEVVLGGDEDFWAKVGIDPITIMTGTSTFYTLRCYFDDRPIFLGRNGRISVFSSERALARYLADEHDHDLSDLSTYDDIRTAATDGSLHIHITDDNVYVLSGLADDFADGPDAVDHEQLDLAVEFLRDLGDYSEDTTVDKALDVDEPLGKLIAYVLDPDSTSKPAGPYATAVREWEELVRFVESRLRRE; encoded by the coding sequence ATGGCTGCTGACCTCGTGCCAATCCGCTTGAGCCTGACGGATGGTGACCGCTACACGGTATGGGCACCCCGCTGGCGTGACTCAGGCGACGAGTGGGAGGCGTTCCTCGGCAAAGACGAAGATCTCTACGTCTTCGAGTCGCCCGCAGATCTGGTCGCGTTCGTGCGGACCAACACCGACAACGACCTCGTCGACCACCCGGCCTGGCAGGCGCTCACCGAGGCCAACGCTCACAAGCTGGAGCCCCGCGAGGACAAGCACTTCGACCTGGTGGCGGTCGAAGATCTGGTCGCTGAGAAGCCGACCGACGAGTCGGTGGCGACGTTGGCCAACGCGCTGACGATCGTCTCGTCGATCGGGTCGGTGTGCGAGCTGCCGGCGGTGATGAAGTTCTTCAACGGCAACCCCACGCTGGGCTCACTGAGCGGCGGCATCGACCACTTCACCGGCAAGGCCGGCCTGAAGCGCTGGCACGCCATCGCCGACGCGGTCGGGCGCAGCTGGGACGACGTGCTGGGCGCGATCGAGAAGATCGTCAGCATCCCGGACGTCGACAGCAAGGTGTCGGAGGCGGCGGCGGCCGAGTTGGCCGAACCGGTCGAGGAAGAGGAGCTCGAAGCCGACACCCCCGACGAGGACGTGGAGTCCGAGACGGTGCCCGTCGACGACGAGACGACCACCGATCGTGCGGCCGGCGACGAAGTGGTGCTCGGCGGTGACGAGGACTTCTGGGCCAAGGTCGGCATCGACCCGATCACGATCATGACCGGGACCAGCACCTTCTATACGCTGCGCTGCTACTTCGACGATCGCCCGATCTTCCTGGGCCGCAACGGAAGAATCAGCGTATTCAGCTCGGAGCGCGCGCTGGCCCGCTACCTTGCCGACGAGCACGACCACGACCTGTCGGACCTGAGCACCTACGACGACATCCGCACGGCGGCGACCGATGGCTCGCTGCACATCCACATCACCGACGACAACGTCTACGTTCTCAGCGGGCTGGCCGACGACTTCGCCGACGGCCCCGACGCGGTCGACCACGAGCAGCTCGACCTGGCCGTCGAATTCCTTCGGGACCTCGGCGACTACTCCGAAGACACGACCGTCGACAAGGCTCTCGACGTCGACGAGCCGTTGGGCAAGCTGATCGCCTACGTCCTGGATCCCGATTCGACGAGCAAGCCCGCCGGCCCGTACGCGACGGCGGTGCGGGAGTGGGAAGAACTGGTGCGTTTCGTCGAGTCGCGGCTAAGGCGCGAATAG